The following coding sequences are from one Pseudonocardia sp. EC080619-01 window:
- the der gene encoding ribosome biogenesis GTPase Der gives MDRLGLDPAEFVAVDEEGRVAAGIDPDEVLATPTLAVVGRPNVGKSTLVNRMLGRREAVVQDVPGVTRDRVVYDGLWNGRRFKLMDTGGWEPDADGLQGFVAQQAETAMRTADAVLLVVDASVGATATDQAAARVLRRAKVPVMLAATKVDDDRLTSDTAELWRLGLGQPHPVSGLHGRGSGDLLDAILEVLPETPRDDFGASGAGPRRVALVGKPNVGKSSLLNKLAGEERSVVHDVAGTTVDPVDSLVDLDGEVFRFVDTAGLRKRVKMASGMEYYASLRTSSAIEAAEVALVLIDASQPIAEQDQRVLTMVAEAGRALVILFNKWDLVDEERRHQLTRELERDLISVRWAERVNVSALTGRATQRVAPALRRALESWDTRVPTGRLNQWLSDLVAATPPPVRGGKQPKIMFATQAQTRPPTFVLFSSGFLEAGYRRFVERRLREEFGFGGSPIRVSVRVREKRPRS, from the coding sequence ATGGACCGGCTGGGCCTGGACCCCGCCGAGTTCGTGGCGGTCGACGAGGAGGGCCGCGTCGCGGCCGGAATCGACCCCGACGAGGTGCTGGCGACCCCGACGCTGGCCGTCGTGGGACGACCGAACGTGGGCAAGTCCACGCTGGTCAACCGGATGCTGGGGCGTCGCGAGGCGGTCGTGCAGGACGTGCCGGGGGTGACCCGCGACCGCGTCGTCTACGACGGGTTGTGGAACGGCCGCCGGTTCAAGCTGATGGACACCGGTGGCTGGGAGCCGGACGCGGACGGATTGCAGGGTTTCGTCGCCCAGCAGGCCGAGACGGCGATGCGGACGGCCGACGCCGTCCTGCTCGTCGTCGACGCCTCGGTCGGCGCGACTGCCACCGACCAGGCGGCCGCGCGGGTGCTGCGCCGCGCGAAGGTGCCGGTCATGCTGGCCGCGACGAAGGTCGACGACGACCGGCTCACCTCCGACACCGCCGAGCTGTGGCGGCTCGGGCTCGGCCAGCCGCACCCCGTCTCGGGCCTGCACGGCCGCGGCTCCGGTGACCTGCTCGACGCGATCCTCGAGGTGCTGCCCGAGACCCCGCGCGACGACTTCGGCGCCTCCGGTGCCGGTCCGCGCCGGGTCGCGCTGGTCGGCAAGCCCAACGTCGGCAAGTCCAGCCTGCTCAACAAGCTCGCCGGCGAGGAGCGGTCGGTCGTGCACGACGTCGCCGGCACCACCGTCGACCCGGTCGACTCCCTGGTCGACCTGGACGGCGAGGTGTTCCGGTTCGTCGACACCGCCGGCCTGCGCAAGCGGGTCAAGATGGCGTCGGGCATGGAGTACTACGCGAGCCTGCGGACGAGCTCGGCGATCGAGGCCGCCGAGGTCGCGCTGGTCCTCATCGACGCGTCGCAGCCGATCGCCGAGCAGGACCAGCGGGTCCTGACGATGGTCGCCGAGGCAGGCCGGGCGCTGGTGATCCTGTTCAACAAGTGGGACCTCGTCGACGAGGAGCGCCGCCACCAGCTGACCCGGGAGCTGGAGCGCGACCTGATCAGCGTCCGCTGGGCGGAGCGGGTCAACGTGTCCGCGCTGACCGGCCGGGCGACCCAGCGGGTCGCGCCCGCGCTGCGCCGGGCGCTGGAGTCGTGGGACACCCGCGTGCCCACCGGCCGGCTCAACCAGTGGCTCAGCGACCTGGTCGCCGCCACCCCGCCGCCGGTGCGCGGCGGCAAGCAGCCGAAGATCATGTTCGCGACGCAGGCGCAGACCCGTCCGCCGACGTTCGTGCTGTTCAGCTCCGGCTTCCTCGAGGCGGGCTACCGGCGCTTCGTCGAGCGGCGGCTGCGTGAGGAGTTCGGCTTCGGCGGCTCGCCGATCCGGGTCTCGGTGCGGGTGCGCGAGAAGCGCCCGCGCTCGTGA
- a CDS encoding 1-acyl-sn-glycerol-3-phosphate acyltransferase: protein MSPARALPEHGLGWLHDLARWIGTWLWVPFYRVRLLHGGRIPAGGPVVVVANHSAFVDGPLLFGMFGRRAVFLVKAEMFAGPLAVLLPAIGQIPVRRDTVDRRPLTAALGVLRDGGLVAVFPEGTRGTGDVAAARQGAAWLARAAGAPLLPVAVRGTRRPDGGGRRFRPRVDVLVGEPLPAPSEPGRAGLAAATTAVATALRTLVRELETSREGQQSGRIDPAGDVSDR from the coding sequence GTGAGCCCCGCCCGTGCGCTGCCGGAGCACGGGCTCGGGTGGCTGCACGACCTGGCCCGCTGGATCGGGACGTGGCTGTGGGTGCCGTTCTACCGGGTCCGGCTCCTGCACGGCGGGCGGATCCCGGCCGGGGGGCCGGTGGTGGTCGTCGCGAACCACAGCGCGTTCGTCGACGGACCGCTGCTGTTCGGCATGTTCGGGCGGCGCGCGGTGTTCCTGGTGAAGGCGGAGATGTTCGCCGGGCCGCTGGCGGTGCTGCTGCCGGCCATCGGGCAGATCCCGGTCCGCCGGGACACCGTCGACCGGCGGCCGCTGACGGCGGCGCTGGGCGTGCTGCGCGACGGCGGGCTGGTCGCGGTGTTCCCGGAGGGGACCCGCGGTACCGGCGACGTGGCCGCCGCCCGGCAGGGCGCTGCCTGGCTCGCCCGGGCCGCGGGGGCGCCGCTGCTGCCGGTGGCGGTGCGTGGCACCCGCCGTCCGGACGGGGGCGGGCGCCGGTTCCGCCCGCGGGTGGACGTGCTGGTGGGCGAGCCGCTGCCGGCACCGTCGGAGCCCGGGCGGGCCGGACTGGCCGCGGCGACCACCGCCGTCGCGACGGCACTGCGGACGTTGGTCCGCGAACTGGAGACGTCCCGAGAGGGACAGCAGAGCGGCCGGATCGATCCGGCCGGGGACGTGAGTGACAGGTGA
- the cmk gene encoding (d)CMP kinase: MDGPSGTGKSTVSRRLAQACSAAYLDTGAMYRAATLAALRAGLTEDTPVEEIARVATGARMESGTDPAAPSITLDGEDVSADIRGPEVTGFVSAVSAVPEVRAELVARQHALIRAATGDGGGIVVEGRDIGTVVVPDAPLKVYLTASPEVRAARRGRQDARAGRESDLHVTLADVERRDRLDSSRRISPLYAAADALVLDTDRLSADSVLERLRELVAERGLVG; the protein is encoded by the coding sequence ATGGACGGTCCGTCCGGGACGGGCAAGTCGACCGTCTCCCGGCGGCTGGCGCAGGCCTGCTCGGCGGCCTACCTCGACACCGGCGCGATGTACCGCGCCGCGACCCTGGCGGCGCTGCGGGCCGGGCTGACCGAGGACACCCCCGTGGAGGAGATCGCGCGGGTCGCGACCGGTGCACGCATGGAGTCCGGTACCGACCCGGCGGCTCCGTCGATCACCCTGGACGGCGAGGACGTGTCGGCCGACATCCGCGGCCCGGAGGTGACCGGCTTCGTGTCGGCCGTGTCCGCGGTCCCGGAGGTCCGGGCCGAGCTGGTCGCACGGCAGCACGCGCTGATCCGGGCGGCGACCGGGGACGGCGGCGGGATCGTGGTCGAGGGCCGTGACATCGGTACCGTGGTGGTGCCGGACGCGCCGCTCAAGGTCTACCTGACGGCGTCGCCGGAGGTCCGTGCGGCGCGGCGCGGGCGGCAGGACGCGCGGGCCGGGCGGGAGTCCGACCTGCACGTCACGCTCGCCGACGTCGAGCGCCGGGACCGGCTCGACTCGTCACGGCGGATCTCCCCGCTCTACGCGGCGGCCGACGCGCTGGTGCTCGACACGGACCGGCTCTCGGCCGACTCGGTGCTGGAGCGGCTGCGCGAGCTCGTCGCGGAACGGGGGCTGGTCGGGTGA
- the aroH gene encoding chorismate mutase: protein MAVRALRGATQVDADERSQILDRSAELVSAVLERNELVSDDIISIWFTATPDLSAEFPAYAARLLGLTDVPLMCATEMSVPGALPRVLRLLAHVDTPKSRAEMRHVYLHGARALRTDLPQ, encoded by the coding sequence GTGGCGGTCCGTGCGCTGCGGGGCGCGACGCAGGTCGACGCCGACGAGCGGTCCCAGATCCTCGACCGTTCCGCCGAGCTGGTCAGCGCGGTGCTGGAACGCAACGAGCTCGTCTCCGACGACATCATCTCGATCTGGTTCACCGCCACCCCCGACCTGTCCGCGGAGTTCCCGGCCTATGCGGCGCGGCTGCTCGGGCTCACCGACGTCCCGCTGATGTGCGCCACCGAGATGTCGGTGCCGGGCGCGCTGCCGCGGGTGCTGCGGCTGCTCGCCCACGTGGACACACCGAAGTCGCGGGCCGAGATGCGGCACGTCTACCTGCACGGGGCCCGCGCCCTGCGCACCGATCTTCCGCAGTAG
- a CDS encoding pseudouridine synthase: protein MSTAHDPDGVRLQKVLARAGVASRRAAEELIAQGRVQVDGETVREMGRRIDPETAVLHVDGARVTLRDDQVYLALNKPVGLHSTMSDDLGRPCVGDLLADRVELMNSAQRLFHVGRLDADTEGLLLLTNDGELGHRLMHPSYEVPKTYLAEVEGKIARDLGRRLRDGIELEDGIARVDAFKLVDAVPGRSTVQLILHEGRKHIVRRMLSEVGHPVQRLVRTAVGEVRLGNQKPGKLRPLDRVEVGSLYKAVGL, encoded by the coding sequence ATGAGTACCGCACACGACCCCGACGGCGTACGGCTGCAGAAGGTGCTGGCCCGCGCGGGTGTCGCGTCCCGGCGCGCCGCCGAGGAGCTGATCGCCCAGGGCCGCGTCCAGGTCGACGGCGAGACCGTCCGCGAGATGGGCCGCCGGATCGACCCGGAGACCGCCGTCCTGCACGTCGACGGCGCCCGGGTCACCCTGCGCGACGACCAGGTCTATCTGGCGCTGAACAAGCCGGTCGGACTGCACTCGACGATGTCCGACGACCTCGGCCGCCCGTGCGTCGGTGACCTGCTCGCCGACCGGGTCGAGCTGATGAACTCCGCGCAGCGGCTGTTCCACGTCGGCCGCCTGGACGCCGACACCGAGGGCCTGCTCCTGCTCACCAACGACGGCGAGCTCGGCCACCGGCTGATGCACCCGTCGTACGAGGTGCCCAAGACCTACCTGGCCGAGGTCGAGGGGAAGATCGCCCGCGACCTGGGCCGGCGGCTGCGGGACGGGATCGAGCTGGAGGACGGCATCGCCCGCGTCGACGCCTTCAAGCTCGTCGACGCCGTGCCCGGCCGCTCCACCGTGCAGCTGATCCTGCACGAGGGGCGCAAGCACATCGTGCGGCGGATGCTGTCCGAGGTCGGGCACCCGGTGCAGCGACTGGTGCGCACCGCCGTCGGCGAGGTCCGGCTCGGCAACCAGAAGCCCGGCAAGCTCCGTCCGCTGGACCGGGTCGAGGTCGGGTCGCTGTACAAGGCTGTGGGGCTGTAG
- the scpB gene encoding SMC-Scp complex subunit ScpB, producing the protein MAERAEVAERAEVAGRADTGEPSESGAPSDEAGHEDAGAAGPDEDADEDAAEEAGEPGTGEPGTGEPGTGEPDAEDLDPDDLADDTELELALEALLLVVDSPVDEGSLATTLNQTPSRIRQTLNRMSLAYTADRRGIDLRRVGEGWRFYTRDRYAPYVEKLLLDGQRARLTRAALETLAVVAYRQPVTRARVAAVRGVNCDGVLRTLLTRGLVEEAGTEEQTGGTLFRTTELFLERLGLSSVQDLPPLAPLLPDIDAIDDLDG; encoded by the coding sequence ATGGCTGAGCGGGCCGAGGTGGCTGAGCGGGCCGAGGTGGCCGGGCGGGCCGATACCGGGGAGCCGAGCGAGTCCGGTGCACCGAGCGACGAGGCCGGCCACGAGGACGCCGGGGCCGCCGGGCCCGATGAGGACGCCGACGAGGACGCCGCCGAGGAGGCCGGGGAGCCCGGCACCGGGGAGCCCGGCACCGGGGAGCCCGGCACCGGGGAGCCCGACGCCGAGGACCTCGACCCCGACGACCTCGCCGACGACACCGAGCTGGAGCTCGCCCTCGAGGCCCTCCTCCTCGTCGTCGACTCACCCGTCGACGAGGGTTCCCTGGCCACGACGCTGAACCAGACGCCGTCGCGGATCCGGCAGACCCTCAACCGGATGTCGCTGGCGTACACCGCGGACCGCCGCGGCATCGACCTGCGCCGGGTGGGTGAGGGCTGGCGGTTCTACACCCGCGACCGCTACGCCCCCTACGTCGAGAAGCTGTTGCTCGACGGCCAGCGTGCCCGGCTGACCCGGGCGGCGCTGGAGACCCTCGCCGTCGTGGCGTACCGGCAGCCGGTGACCCGTGCGCGGGTGGCCGCGGTGCGGGGCGTCAACTGCGACGGTGTGCTCCGTACGCTGCTCACCCGCGGGCTGGTGGAGGAGGCGGGAACCGAGGAACAGACGGGGGGGACACTGTTCCGGACGACCGAGCTGTTCCTCGAACGGCTCGGGCTCTCCTCGGTGCAGGACCTGCCCCCGCTGGCGCCGCTGCTGCCCGACATCGACGCGATCGACGACCTGGACGGATAG
- a CDS encoding ParA family protein: MNPTPESQGRLDDASGEPDATGGSPGTSSRAPEPAPLDVHGPARVIAVANQKGGVGKTTSTINLGAALAEYGRKVLLVDFDPQGALSVGLGVQPHQLESTIYNLLMERDADPDDVLQDTGVENLDLLPSNIDLSAAEVQLVTEVGREQALGRSLKRFLPDYDIVLIDCQPSLGLLTINALACADEVLIPLACEFFSLRGVALLMDTIDKVTDRLNPDLQLLGVLPTMFDTRTLHTKEVHDRVVEAFGEKVFDAVINRTIKFPETTVAGEPITSWAPTSHAAAAYRMLAREVIAR; encoded by the coding sequence ATGAATCCGACGCCGGAATCCCAGGGCCGGCTCGACGACGCGTCCGGCGAGCCGGACGCCACCGGGGGATCGCCCGGGACCAGCAGCCGCGCGCCCGAACCGGCGCCGCTCGACGTCCACGGCCCGGCCCGCGTGATCGCCGTCGCGAACCAGAAGGGCGGCGTCGGCAAGACGACGTCGACCATCAACCTCGGCGCCGCACTCGCCGAGTACGGCCGCAAGGTGCTGCTCGTCGACTTCGACCCGCAGGGAGCGCTGTCGGTCGGGCTGGGTGTGCAGCCGCACCAGCTCGAGTCGACGATCTACAACCTGCTGATGGAGCGCGACGCCGACCCGGACGACGTGCTGCAGGACACCGGTGTCGAGAACCTGGACCTGCTGCCGTCGAACATCGACCTGTCGGCGGCCGAGGTCCAGCTCGTCACCGAGGTGGGCCGGGAGCAGGCGCTCGGGCGCTCGCTCAAGCGGTTCCTGCCGGACTACGACATCGTGCTCATCGACTGCCAGCCGTCGCTGGGCCTGCTGACGATCAACGCCCTGGCCTGCGCCGACGAGGTGCTCATCCCGCTGGCCTGCGAGTTCTTCTCGCTGCGTGGGGTGGCGCTGCTGATGGACACGATCGACAAGGTCACCGACCGGCTCAACCCGGACCTGCAGCTGCTCGGCGTCCTCCCGACGATGTTCGACACCCGGACGCTGCACACCAAGGAGGTGCACGACCGGGTCGTCGAGGCGTTCGGCGAGAAGGTGTTCGACGCCGTCATCAACCGGACGATCAAGTTCCCGGAGACGACGGTCGCCGGGGAACCGATCACCTCGTGGGCGCCGACGTCGCACGCGGCCGCGGCGTACCGGATGCTGGCCCGCGAGGTCATCGCCCGGTGA
- a CDS encoding site-specific tyrosine recombinase XerD, whose amino-acid sequence MPAPERVVEDYLGHLAVERGRAQNTLRSYRLDLDRYVAHLADAGIDDLGRVRETDVAGFVTALRTGERPLAASSAARALAAVRGLHRFAVLEGTVPADVAAGVAPPSLPSRLPTALTVDQVDQLLAGCVADGPTGLRDRALLELLYSTGGRISEIVGADLDDLDPGARTILLHGKGDKQRIVPVGRPALAAVDAYRVRARPDLAGRGTGSPALLLNARGGRMSRQSAWHALRAAAEASGLGPAVVAAVSPHTLRHCFATHLLSGGADVRVVQELLGHASVATTQIYTHVTVDTLREVYATAHPRALG is encoded by the coding sequence ATGCCCGCGCCGGAGCGGGTCGTCGAGGACTACCTCGGCCACCTCGCCGTCGAACGCGGACGTGCGCAGAACACCCTGCGCTCGTACCGCCTCGACCTGGACCGCTACGTCGCGCACCTGGCCGACGCCGGGATCGACGACCTGGGCCGGGTCCGTGAGACCGACGTGGCCGGGTTCGTGACGGCGCTGCGGACGGGGGAGCGGCCACTGGCCGCGTCGTCGGCGGCCCGGGCGCTCGCCGCCGTGCGCGGCCTGCACCGGTTCGCGGTCCTGGAGGGGACCGTGCCGGCCGACGTCGCGGCCGGGGTGGCGCCGCCGTCGCTGCCGTCGCGGCTGCCGACGGCGCTGACGGTCGACCAGGTGGACCAGCTCCTCGCCGGGTGCGTCGCGGACGGGCCCACCGGTCTCCGGGACCGGGCGCTGCTGGAGCTGCTGTACTCCACCGGCGGGCGGATCTCCGAGATCGTCGGCGCCGACCTCGACGACCTCGATCCCGGGGCCCGCACGATCCTGTTGCACGGCAAGGGGGACAAGCAGCGGATCGTCCCGGTGGGACGGCCCGCGCTGGCCGCCGTCGACGCCTACCGGGTGCGCGCCCGTCCGGACCTCGCCGGGCGCGGCACCGGTTCGCCCGCGTTGCTGCTCAACGCCCGCGGCGGGCGGATGTCGCGGCAGAGTGCGTGGCACGCGCTCCGGGCGGCGGCCGAGGCGTCGGGGCTCGGACCGGCCGTCGTCGCCGCCGTCTCGCCGCACACGCTGCGGCACTGCTTCGCGACGCACCTGCTGTCCGGAGGGGCCGACGTCCGCGTCGTCCAGGAGCTCCTCGGGCACGCCTCGGTGGCGACCACCCAGATCTACACCCACGTCACCGTCGACACCCTGCGCGAGGTCTACGCCACCGCCCACCCCCGCGCCCTGGGGTGA
- a CDS encoding LLM class F420-dependent oxidoreductase, giving the protein MRFGLFVPQGWRLDLVGIDPTAQWDVMRGLAEYADRGDTWESVWVYDHFHTVPEPTDEACHEAWSLMAAFAATTDRVRLGQMCTCMAYRNPAYLAKVAATTDVISKGRVEMGIGGGWYEHEWRAYGYGFPRPGERLGMLDEGVQIFAQAWRDGRATLDGRHYQVDGAIVAPRPLQDGGIPLWIAGGGEKVTLKIAARYAQYTNFDGTLEGFRHKSSVLAGHCAELGTDYDAIVRSANYNVAIGTTEAEVEDRLQQLRARLEPIVGAEKAEGALGAFRGLPGVGTPEQIVEKLSALQDEGMSYGIFYFPEAAYDRSGIELFEREVVPALRG; this is encoded by the coding sequence ATGCGATTCGGACTCTTCGTTCCCCAGGGCTGGCGGCTCGATCTCGTCGGCATCGATCCCACCGCACAGTGGGACGTGATGCGCGGGCTCGCCGAGTACGCCGACCGCGGCGACACCTGGGAGTCGGTGTGGGTCTACGACCACTTCCACACCGTCCCGGAGCCGACCGACGAGGCCTGCCACGAGGCCTGGAGCCTGATGGCGGCGTTCGCCGCGACGACCGATCGGGTCCGGCTCGGCCAGATGTGCACCTGCATGGCCTACCGCAACCCCGCCTACCTGGCGAAGGTCGCCGCGACGACCGACGTGATCTCGAAGGGCCGGGTCGAGATGGGCATCGGCGGCGGCTGGTACGAGCACGAGTGGCGCGCCTACGGCTACGGCTTCCCGCGGCCGGGTGAGCGGCTCGGGATGCTCGACGAGGGCGTGCAGATCTTCGCGCAGGCGTGGCGGGACGGCCGGGCCACCCTCGACGGCAGGCACTACCAGGTCGACGGCGCCATCGTCGCGCCCCGCCCGCTGCAGGACGGCGGCATCCCGCTCTGGATCGCCGGTGGCGGTGAGAAGGTCACGCTGAAGATCGCGGCACGCTACGCGCAGTACACCAACTTCGACGGCACGCTCGAGGGCTTCCGGCACAAGTCGTCGGTGCTGGCCGGGCACTGCGCCGAGCTCGGCACCGACTACGACGCGATCGTCCGGTCGGCGAACTACAACGTCGCGATCGGCACCACCGAGGCGGAGGTCGAGGACCGGCTGCAGCAGCTCCGGGCCCGGCTCGAGCCGATCGTCGGCGCGGAGAAGGCCGAGGGCGCGCTGGGCGCGTTCCGCGGGCTGCCCGGCGTCGGGACCCCGGAGCAGATCGTCGAGAAGCTCTCCGCCCTGCAGGACGAGGGCATGAGCTACGGCATCTTCTACTTCCCGGAGGCCGCCTACGACCGGTCCGGCATCGAGCTGTTCGAGCGCGAGGTCGTGCCGGCACTGCGGGGCTGA
- a CDS encoding DUF1707 domain-containing protein, with amino-acid sequence MSTRPIGYAEQEDAVRALSRHYTGGRLDVDAFDDRVRRARAATTVADLAPLFGDLPEPHPDALRDTGGASGASTDGTPTDTGSPDRAGDGDTGTGGAEATARIRPPDPTLSAPAEPDPSGHPAAGPYPDSSPTTGQPHPGSPWSAYDDSPAHGGDAYGAPGGPAGPAGPGYGAPGYGPPGPDTPGYGAGYGAGFEGGWGAAGYQPGYGPGPGQAPGAPGWAPGPGGPAYPPHAGPPAYGPYGYDPAAPFGREAWSGRPYSDKQKIVAGLLQLFLPFGIGRFYSGHTGLAIAQLLVMIFTFGLGAIWSFIDGIVILAGSPTDPDGRPLRP; translated from the coding sequence ATGAGCACGCGACCGATCGGCTACGCCGAGCAGGAGGACGCGGTGCGGGCCCTGTCCCGGCACTACACGGGCGGACGACTGGACGTCGACGCGTTCGACGACCGGGTCCGGCGGGCCCGCGCGGCGACGACGGTCGCGGACCTCGCACCGCTGTTCGGCGACCTGCCCGAGCCGCACCCGGACGCCCTGCGGGACACCGGCGGCGCGAGCGGTGCGTCCACCGACGGCACCCCGACGGATACCGGCAGCCCGGACCGCGCCGGAGACGGAGACACCGGCACCGGGGGCGCGGAGGCGACCGCCCGCATCCGCCCACCGGATCCGACACTCTCCGCGCCGGCGGAGCCGGACCCGTCCGGTCACCCCGCCGCGGGCCCCTACCCCGACTCCTCCCCGACGACGGGGCAGCCGCACCCGGGCTCGCCGTGGTCGGCGTACGACGACTCCCCGGCCCACGGCGGCGACGCGTACGGCGCACCGGGCGGCCCTGCCGGCCCGGCCGGACCCGGGTACGGAGCTCCGGGGTACGGGCCCCCCGGTCCGGACACCCCGGGGTACGGCGCGGGTTACGGAGCCGGCTTCGAGGGCGGCTGGGGAGCCGCGGGATACCAGCCCGGCTACGGCCCCGGGCCCGGGCAGGCGCCGGGAGCTCCCGGGTGGGCGCCGGGCCCGGGCGGACCGGCATACCCGCCGCACGCGGGCCCGCCCGCCTACGGCCCCTACGGCTACGACCCGGCCGCACCGTTCGGCCGCGAGGCCTGGTCCGGGCGGCCGTACTCGGACAAGCAGAAGATCGTCGCCGGGTTGCTGCAGCTGTTCCTGCCGTTCGGGATCGGCCGCTTCTACTCCGGCCACACCGGGCTCGCGATCGCCCAGCTGCTCGTCATGATCTTCACGTTCGGGCTGGGCGCGATCTGGAGCTTCATCGACGGGATCGTGATCCTCGCGGGCAGCCCCACCGATCCCGACGGCAGGCCGTTGCGGCCGTAG
- a CDS encoding NUDIX hydrolase, which translates to MTRPGEHDFPVRSATDIYSGRVMALRSDRVVMPGGRVATREILEHPGAVAIVAVDEHRRVRMLHQYRHAVRRRLWELPAGLLDVAGEDPAVTADRELTEEAGLTASDWSVLLDVVPSPGFSDESVRIFLARDLVEKPRPDLGDDEEADLELRWIALEDAVGMVFSGEIVNAVSCAGLLAARSVLAGEFEPRPPGTAWTDRPERFARRRDGDD; encoded by the coding sequence GTGACCCGCCCCGGCGAGCACGACTTCCCGGTCCGTTCGGCCACCGACATCTACTCGGGCCGGGTCATGGCGTTGCGCTCCGACCGGGTCGTGATGCCCGGTGGCCGTGTCGCGACCCGGGAGATCCTGGAGCACCCCGGTGCGGTCGCGATCGTCGCCGTCGACGAGCACCGCCGGGTGCGGATGCTGCACCAGTACCGGCACGCCGTGCGACGACGGCTGTGGGAGCTGCCCGCGGGCCTGCTCGACGTGGCCGGCGAGGACCCCGCCGTCACCGCCGACCGGGAGCTGACCGAGGAGGCCGGGCTGACGGCGTCGGACTGGTCGGTGCTGCTCGACGTCGTCCCGTCGCCCGGGTTCTCCGACGAGTCCGTGCGGATCTTCCTGGCCCGCGACCTCGTCGAGAAGCCGCGCCCCGACCTGGGCGACGACGAGGAGGCCGATCTCGAGCTGCGCTGGATCGCACTGGAGGACGCCGTCGGGATGGTGTTCTCCGGCGAGATCGTCAACGCGGTGTCCTGCGCCGGGCTGCTTGCCGCCCGCTCGGTGCTGGCGGGCGAGTTCGAACCCCGGCCGCCCGGCACCGCGTGGACCGACCGGCCGGAGCGTTTCGCCCGCCGCCGCGACGGCGACGACTGA